One Cryptococcus neoformans var. grubii H99 chromosome 3, complete sequence genomic region harbors:
- a CDS encoding adenylosuccinate synthetase, with amino-acid sequence MAPSPEGVTVVLGAQWGDEGKGKLVDILAAEADICARCAGGNNAGHTIVVRNDKGEKTSYAFNLLPSGLINPECTAFIGSGVVVHVPSLFNELDTLERKGLKVAGRLLVSDRAHLVMGFHQIVDGLKEVELGGSSIGTTRKGIGPAYSSKASRSGLRVHHLFDPTFPAKFRKLVEGRFKRYGHFEFDTEGEIEMYLAFAERLRPFIVDGPTFMHNALSSGKRVLVEGANALMLDLDYGTYPFVTSSSTSIGGVVSGLGISPFAIKRVVGVIKAYTTRVGGGPFPTEDLATVGETLQEVGAEYGTVTGRRRRCGWLDLVVMKYSTMINGYTSLNLTKLDVLDGFEEIKVATGYKIDGVEVEGFPADLDRLAKVEVQYATLPGWKTDISNCKTYEEFPENAKAYIKFIEDYLGVKVQYVGVGPGRDQNVIIF; translated from the exons ATGGCTCCAT CCCCGGAGGGAGTTACTGTCGT TCTCGGAGCCCAGTGGGGTGACGAGGGTAAGGGAAAGCTTGTGGACATCCTTGCTGCTGAGGCGGACATTTGCGCTCGATGTGCCGGTGGTAACAATGCCGGTCACACCATCGTTGTCAGAAATGATAAGGGCGAGAAAACTAGCTATGCCTTCAACCTTTTGCCCAGTG GATTGATCAACCCTGAGTGCACCGCGTTCATTGGCTCTGGTGTTGTCGTTCACGTCCCTTCGCTTTTCAATGAGCTCGACACACTTGAACGAAAAGGCCTCAAGGTTGCCGGTCGACTCCTTGTCTCTGATAGGGCACATCTCGTCATGGGTTTCCACCAGATTGTTGATGGCCTCAAGGAGGTCGAGCTTGGTGGCTCATCCATTGGCACAACTAGGAAGGGTATCGGACCCGCCTACTCTTCCAAAGCCTCTCGATCTGGTCTTCGTGTCCATCACCTCTTCGACCCTACCTTCCCTGCCAAGTTCAGGAAACTGGTCGAGGGCAGGTTCAAGCGATACGGCCATTTCGAGTTCGATACCGAGGGTGAGATTGAGATGTACTTG GCCTTTGCCGAGCGTCTCCGACCCTTCATTGTGGACGGACCCACCTTCATGCACAATGCTTTGAGCTCTGGCAAGCGCGTCCTCGTTGAGGGTGCCAACGCCCTTATGCTTGATCTTGACTACGGTACCTACCCCTTCgttacttcttcttccacctctaTTGGTGGTGTCGTTAGCGGACTCGGTATCTCCCCATTCGCTATCAAGCGTGTCGTCGGTGTCATCAAGGCCTACACTACTCGAGTTGGTGGCGGTCCTTTCCCTACCGAGGATCTTGCTACCGTTGGTGAGACCTTGCAAGAGGTCGGTGCCGAGTACGGTACCGTCActggcagaagaaggcgatgtGGATGGCTCGACTTGGTCGTTATGAAGTACTCCACCATGATCAATGGTTACACTAGTCTCAACCTTACCAAACTTGATGTTCTTGACGGCTTCGAAGAGATCAAGGTCGCCACTGGCTACAAGATTGATGGCGTTGAGGTTGAAGGTTTCCCTG CCGATCTTGACCGACTCGCCAAGGTTGAAGTTCAGTATGCCACTCTTCCCGGTTGGAAGACTGACATCTCCAACTGCAAAACATACGAAGAATTCCCCGAGAACGCCAAGGCTTATATTAAGTTTATTGAGGACTACTTGGGCGTCAAGGTTCAATACGTCGGTGTTGGCCCCGGTCGGGACCAGAACGTTATCATCTTCTAA
- a CDS encoding histidinol-phosphatase (PHP family) — MPHSHHSHSGQFCRHAKDKLEDVILEAIRQGFQSFGLSEHAPRWRVEDLFPEEADLCPSDLLSTYEDFLKTALILRSKYDSRISLLVSLETDYITPLDSEKLTSFLVEHTEIDYIVGSVHHVNGVSIDFDRPTWLRAVKLAKEGRIGKTMDPGPPPTLELGDPTDPELMTTYTPDLLSVQPFFEAYFDAQYDLIVTHQPEVLGHIDLCSLWIPNISLMQQERVWQKVIRNVKAVIAYGGLFEANAAAIRKGWDTSYPCRDILQLIQELGGRICLSDDSHGVSYVGLNYLKMRDYLKNMGLERTWYLVSSSRRQTGDYTVGERGRVAARPLDGWYDHPFWIKLEDAQRRK, encoded by the exons ATGCCTCACAGCCATCATTCTCATTCGGGACAATTCTGCCGACATGCCAAAGACAAGCTCGAAGATGTTATTCTTGAAGCGATCCGACAAGGCTTCCAGTCATTCGGACTGAGTGAACATGCTCCCAGATGGCGGGTCGAAGATCTTTTCCCGGAGGAA GCCGATTTATGCCCCTCTGACCTCCTCTCGACTTATGAGGATTTTTTGAAGACAGCATTGATCCTGCGCTCGAAATACGACTCCCGAATTTCCTTGCTGGTGTCCTTGGAGACTGATTATATCACTCCCCTCGATTCAGAAAAATTGACCTCATTTCTCGTCGAGCATACGGAAATCGACTATATCGTCGGTAGCGTCCACCACGTCAATGGTGTTTCCATCGATTTTGACAGGCCAACATGGCTGAGAGCCGTTAAACTTGCCAAAGAGGGCAGAATAGGTAAAACAATGGACCCTGGTCCGCCACCAACGCTCGAGCTGGGTGACCCAACTGATCCCGAGCTCATGACGACCTACACCCCAGATCTCTTGTCCGTCCAACCTTTCTTTGAAGCATATTTCGACGCTCAATATGATCTGATTGTGACACATCAACCAGAGGTTCTCGGCCATATTGACCTATGCTCTTTATGGATACCAAATATCAGCTTGATGCAGCAGGAACGTGTCTGGCAAAAGGTGATAAGGAATGTTAAGGCGGTAATCGCCTATGGAGGCTTATTTGAGGCGAATGCTGCGGCTATCAGGAAAGGTTGGGACACAAGCTATCCATGCAGGGATATACTCCAA TTAATCCAAGAATTAGGGGGGAGAATTTGTTTGTCTGATGATTCACATGGCGTTTCTTATGTGGGACTCAACTATCTTAAGATGAGAGACTATCTAAAGAACATGGGTCTTGAGCGTACATGGTACCTTGTTTCATCTAGTCGTCGCCAGACTGGAGATTATACAGTTGGTGAACGGGGTCGGGTTGCAGCTAGGCCATTGGATGGGTGGTACGATCACCCTTTTTGGATTAAACTAGAGGATGCTCAACGACGTAAATGA
- a CDS encoding aprataxin — MSWTMGSCLSVPVSSSNASSNNIQLPPRRPLSSSHSSNNTLSSRSPPALQKGKNHVQSFHRRRTSESSQMASHPLLALRQYATLPNPQSSLPPSKLLFSNSNTMVVFDAYPKAKYHFLVLPRYPFPPQSDPDSDESILSIETLDDLKSLLLKAGADQREEVLRAMAETAREVEEMIRDEMLKTEGFEWKIDVGFHAIPSMKHIHLHVISEDRISPSLKSKKHYNSFRPDLGFFIPIMEVQRWLQDDRTVLDRVEALLATQTLLKTPLTCFKCDEPMNNIEKLKLHFEKEFSSERKEALKYIAKHGRQRNSDEEIF, encoded by the exons ATGTCATGGACGATGGGCAGCTGCTTATCTGTTCCTGTATCATCCTCGAACGCTTCGTCAAATAACATACAACTGCCACCGCGAcgtcctctctcttcttcccactctTCAAACAACACCCTATCATCTAGGAGTCCCCCAGCACTCCAAAAGGGCAAAAATCACGTACAATCGTTtcaccgccgccgaacCTCAGAATCTTCCCAGATGGCTTCTCACCCACTTCTTGCCCTGCGGCAGTATGCCACACTCCCCAATCCTCAATCCTCCCTTCCACCATCAAAATTGCTTTTCTCCAATAGCAATACGATGGTAGTGTTTGACGCTTATCCAAAGGCAAAATATCATTTTTTAGTACTACCACGTTATCCTTTCCCACCTCAATCAGATCCGGATTCTGATGAGTCCATTCTTTCAATTGAGACATTAGACGATTTAAAAAGCCTGCTTCTTAAAGCAGGAGCAGAccagagagaagaggttcTAAGGGCCATGGCGGAGACTGCTCGCGAAGTTGAGGAGATGATTAGAGACGAAATGCTCAAAACCGAAGGATTTGAATGGAAAATTGATGTTGGATTCCATGCTATACCCTCAATGAA GCATATACACCTTCATGTCATATCAGAAGATCGGATATCACCTTCTCTGAAATCAAAAAAACACTACAACTCTTTCCGACCCGATCTTGGTTTCTTTATCCCGATCATGGAAGTGCAACGATGGTTGCAGGATGACCGCACCGTGCTCGATCGTGTAGAA GCATTGCTCGCTACTCAAACATTACTGAAAACCCCTTTGACCTGCTTCAAATGCGATGAGCCCATGAACAACATTGAGAAGCTAAAACTGCATTTCGAAAAGGAATTTAGCAgcgaaagaaaagaagctcTCAAATATATAGCAAAACATGGCCGTCAAAGGAACAGTGACGAGGAGATTTTCTGA
- a CDS encoding endo-1,3(4)-beta-glucanase — protein MLVSNVVFPLFTLSFAVPAVSAMRLNPAHAKRAAVAHRDLGSVKLARSEDAVIAGRNKEKRLVRKKKRSTCQAKFNATSPSIGSGTSSFETASATSTNAIGNIENWANGSASASSSSVEATSTSSAFSAAQTAASTSSWYLVEEWSGSSFFDNWSFWDYSDPTHGTVDYVSASDAWNEGLISINSAGHAVMSVDTTEVVSGGRKSVRLHGNKVWNGGMVIMDAYHMPTGCGTWPAWWQNGPNWPEGGEIDILEGVNDFTQNQVSLHTGVGCTIPSDTNDKQLATLTTGSYDSYDCSSAHTSNQGCGARDETNDNSYGSNFNSVNGGVYALRWDKSGIAAWFFQRDGIPSDITNNSPDPSTWGTPVAYFASDNCNPYEFFYDHFNIFDTTFCGDWAGADAVWNYAGYAGQEQSCAAITGYSTCADYVLNKGSAFTEAFWEVASVKYYNSTTEV, from the exons ATGCTCGTCTCTAACGTCGTCTTTCCCCTCTTCACCTTATCTTTTGCTGTGCCGGCAGTTTCCGCCATGCGCCTTAACCCAGCCCATGCGAAGCGTGCTGCTGTGGCTCATCGAGATCTTGGGTCTGTCAAACTTGCTCGCAGTGAAGATGCCGTTATCGCTGGGCGAAACAAGGAAAAGCGACTTGTgcgcaagaagaagaggtctACTTGTCAAGCCAAGTTCAACGCGACCTCCCCATCCATCGGCTCTGGgacttcttcctttgaGACTGCAAGTGCGACCTCGACAAACGCCATTGGAAACATTGAGAATTGGGCAAATGGCAGCGCCtctgcatcttcttctagTGTTGAGGCGACCTCCACATCAAGTGCGTTTTCCGCTGCTCAAACTGCCGCTTCTACCTCGAGCTGGTATCTTGTTGAAGAATGG TCTGGCAGTTCCTTCTTTGATAACTGGAGCTTCTGGGATTATTCAGATCCTACTCATGGTACCGTTGACTACGTTTCTGCTTCTGATGCGTGGAACGAGGGACTCATCTCCATTAACTCTGCTGGGCACGCTGTCATGAGTGTGGACACTACTGAAGTTGTTTCAGGCGGCAGGAAGTCTGTTCGACTCCACGGCAACAAGGT CTGGAACGGAGGCATGGTCATCATGGACGCCTATCACATGCCTACCGGCTGCGGCACTTGGCCTGCCTGGTGGCAAAACGGGCCTAACTGGCCTGAAGGTGGTGAAATCGATATTCTTGAAGGCGTGAACGATTTTACTCAAAATCAAGTTTCCCTTCATACCGGTGTGGGCTGTACTATCCCCTCTGACACCAATGACAAGCAATTAGCCACCCTTACCACTGGCAGTTATGACTCTTACGACTGCTCGTCTGCCCACACCTCTAATCAAGGTTGTGGTGCCCGTGACGAGACCAACGATAACTCTTACGGGTCTAACTTCAATAGCGTAAATGGTGGTGTCTATGCTC TGCGATGGGACAAGTCCGGCATCGCTGCCTGGTTCTTCCAACGAGACGGTATTCCTTCTGACATTACCAACAACTCTCCCGACCCTTCCACCTGGGGCACTCCCGTTGCCTATTTCGCTTCCGACAACTGCAATCCCTACGAGTTCTTCTATGACCACTTCAATATC TTTGACACTACTTTTTGTG GTGACTGGGCCGGCGCCGACGCTGTTTGGAACTATGCTGGTTATGCCGGTCAGGAGCAGAGCTGTGCTGCAATCACGGGGTATTCAACTTGCGCAGACTATGTGCTCAACAAAGGCTCTGCCTTTACTGAAGCCTTTTGGGAG GTTGCTTCTGTTAAGTACTACAACTCCACCACTGAAGTCTAA
- a CDS encoding NADH kinase, with translation MLKLLRSPRQSALYLGKSRRSIHYLRDLPVSPSSQLRSKPRLVSCEPSIGESSAMGAANFPPAAHQLKKWTSEPTTLLLIQKRDDPRTTAAMGFILSHIQEHYPHLRLIVEPHTAMDHPSFDNLIVASPGDQALLPLHTSLVLTLGGDGTILHVSNLFSQGECPPVLSFSMGSLGFLLPFHISALSSALENTLKGPVSVLNRMRLACKPIAVDGDPLNRCTESVGEAGWQVMNEVALHRGRNTHLTVVDTYFDGQHLTEAVADGILLSTPTGSTAYSLSAGGPISHPETDAFLLTPVAPRSLSFRTVILPGRGEVKLEISPLARSPAELSIDGKEVCLLNAKESVIISRSPFPIPCVERSGNESGWVKDINSLLQFNVGFKNKSLMGHSS, from the exons ATGCTCAAGCTATTGCGAAGCCCAAGGCAAAGTGCGCTCTACCTTGGAAAAAGCCGCCGCAGCATTCACTATCTACGGGACCTCCCAGTATCCCCATCGTCTCAGTTGAGGAG TAAGCCACGGCTAGTATCATGTGAGCCTTCGATCGGCGAATCATCTGCCATGGGTGCAGCAAACTTCCCTCCTGCAGC CCATCAACTTAAAAAATGGACCTCTGAGCCTACAACTCTTCTTTTAATACAAAAAAGAGATGATCCTCGTACAACAGCTGCTATGGGTTTTATACTAAG CCATATTCAAGAACATTATCCTCACCTCAGACTCATAGTGGAACCACATACTGCCATGGATCATCCATCATTTGACAATCTAATTGTTGCATCGCCGGGCGATCAGGCATTATTGCCTCTTCATACATCTCTAGTCCTAACTTTAGGCGGTGACGGCACGATATTGCACGTTTCTAACCTTTTCTCTCAAGGTGAATGCCCTCCAGTGCTAAGCTTCTCTATGGGATCTCTGGGTTTCCTGCTTCCATTTC ATATCAGTGCTTTGTCATCGGCTCTGGAGAACACTCTCAAGGGCCCCGTATCAGTGTTAAACAGAATGCGGCTAGCATGCAAACCTATTGCCGTCGATGGAGACCCATTAAACCGATGTACTGAGAGTG TAGGTGAAGCAGGATGGCAGGTTATGAACGAAGTTGCTCTGCATCGAGGCCGCAATACGCATCTTACTGTGGTGGATACCTATTTTGACGGACAACATCTGACTGAGGCTGTT GCTGACGGCATCCTGCTTTCTACTCCGACTGGATCGACTGCGTACTCTTTATCTGCGGGAGGCCCTATATCTCACCCGGAAACGGATGCTTTTCTTCTCACTCCTGTAGCCCCACGATCCTTGAGTTTTCGTACAGTAATTCTTCCCGGTCGTGGCGAGGTCAAACTGGAG ATATCTCCTCTCGCGAGATCCCCTGCCGAACTCTCCATCGATGGGAAGGAAGTGTGCCTGTTGAATGCAAAGGAATCCGTCATAATCTCCAGATCGCCTTTTCCAATTCCTTGCGTAGAAAGATCCGGCAATGAAAGTGGCTGGGTGAAGGATATCAA CTCTTTACTACAATTTAACGTCGGATTCAAGAATAAAAGTTTGATGGGACACAGCTCTTGA
- a CDS encoding NADH kinase, variant 3, with amino-acid sequence MLKLLRSPRQSALYLGKSRRSIHYLRDLPVSPSSQLRSKPRLVSCEPSIGESSAMGAANFPPAAHQLKKWTSEPTTLLLIQKRDDPRTTAAMGFILSHIQEHYPHLRLIVEPHTAMDHPSFDNLIVASPGDQALLPLHTSLVLTLGGDGTILHVSNLFSQGECPPVLSFSMGSLGFLLPFHISALSSALENTLKGPVSVLNRMRLACKPIAVDGDPLNRCTESGEAGWQVMNEVALHRGRNTHLTVVDTYFDGQHLTEAVADGILLSTPTGSTAYSLSAGGPISHPETDAFLLTPVAPRSLSFRTVILPGRGEVKLEISPLARSPAELSIDGKEVCLLNAKESVIISRSPFPIPCVERSGNESGWVKDINSLLQFNVGFKNKSLMGHSS; translated from the exons ATGCTCAAGCTATTGCGAAGCCCAAGGCAAAGTGCGCTCTACCTTGGAAAAAGCCGCCGCAGCATTCACTATCTACGGGACCTCCCAGTATCCCCATCGTCTCAGTTGAGGAG TAAGCCACGGCTAGTATCATGTGAGCCTTCGATCGGCGAATCATCTGCCATGGGTGCAGCAAACTTCCCTCCTGCAGC CCATCAACTTAAAAAATGGACCTCTGAGCCTACAACTCTTCTTTTAATACAAAAAAGAGATGATCCTCGTACAACAGCTGCTATGGGTTTTATACTAAG CCATATTCAAGAACATTATCCTCACCTCAGACTCATAGTGGAACCACATACTGCCATGGATCATCCATCATTTGACAATCTAATTGTTGCATCGCCGGGCGATCAGGCATTATTGCCTCTTCATACATCTCTAGTCCTAACTTTAGGCGGTGACGGCACGATATTGCACGTTTCTAACCTTTTCTCTCAAGGTGAATGCCCTCCAGTGCTAAGCTTCTCTATGGGATCTCTGGGTTTCCTGCTTCCATTTC ATATCAGTGCTTTGTCATCGGCTCTGGAGAACACTCTCAAGGGCCCCGTATCAGTGTTAAACAGAATGCGGCTAGCATGCAAACCTATTGCCGTCGATGGAGACCCATTAAACCGATGTACTGAGAGTG GTGAAGCAGGATGGCAGGTTATGAACGAAGTTGCTCTGCATCGAGGCCGCAATACGCATCTTACTGTGGTGGATACCTATTTTGACGGACAACATCTGACTGAGGCTGTT GCTGACGGCATCCTGCTTTCTACTCCGACTGGATCGACTGCGTACTCTTTATCTGCGGGAGGCCCTATATCTCACCCGGAAACGGATGCTTTTCTTCTCACTCCTGTAGCCCCACGATCCTTGAGTTTTCGTACAGTAATTCTTCCCGGTCGTGGCGAGGTCAAACTGGAG ATATCTCCTCTCGCGAGATCCCCTGCCGAACTCTCCATCGATGGGAAGGAAGTGTGCCTGTTGAATGCAAAGGAATCCGTCATAATCTCCAGATCGCCTTTTCCAATTCCTTGCGTAGAAAGATCCGGCAATGAAAGTGGCTGGGTGAAGGATATCAA CTCTTTACTACAATTTAACGTCGGATTCAAGAATAAAAGTTTGATGGGACACAGCTCTTGA